The genomic DNA ACCGAGCAATGGAATCTGGCAGGCCCCGTTGTCTTGCAGAACCTCGACCTGGCGAACCACTGGAAATTGCAAGACACTCGTCGGGCTCTTCCTTTGGTTGTCAGCGACCGCTGGGACACGTACGGCGATTTCTATCCGCAATACGCCGCGATCGTAAACGACTGGAGCAATTGGCGGGAGCATCGCTATGTCCGCAGCGATGGACAGTGGGGAGGTTTTCGCAAGTGGTTCGACGAATGGAACCCCAAGCTGATCGTCGTCAATGCAAACGATCTCAGCACGATCCGCCATCATTCGCTCGATTCCCCATGGAAGACATTGGGAATCGACAGCCGACGGGTGATCTTTGCGCAATCGGACGATCGCGACTCCAGCGTCCCGCTGCGCGAATCGGCCCGCTTATTGTCGATTTTGGAAATTCCTCGACCCGCCCCCGACGTTTACTTTGAACGAACGATCGCCTTCGGCGGCCCCGCCGAATCGCGAAAGGTCTCCTTGGTGTTGTCGGCGCTACGATTTCCGTTCGCCGCCCTTCGCGTCCTCCCCGACGACGACCAAACCGAAACGGAATACGCCCGGACGATGGCATTGTTGGAAAGCGCCCACCGAACGCTCCGCTACGCCGGCGTCCCCTCGTTGATCGACCAAACCCGCGCCCTGGCGCACAGCCAAAAGCTGTTCGCCCGGAGCGATCTGCAACCGCCGCAGCGACAACAAATTGAAACGGCGATCAGTGCACTTCAGAGTTTGCGTGCCAGGGTCTCTGTTTCCGTCGAGGGACTCGAATCTAGAGATGGCTCGAATCGTGTCGAGCATTTGGCTCGAGAGCTGTTACTCAACGGCGAGTTTTATGAAGCGATGCAAATCGTAGGTAAGATGAGCGAGTCCCCCCTACGAGACATGTTTATCGTGGCAGGAACAATGGGAAACGCTACGCCACAGGTCATTTATCAAGCACTGGATTTCAGCTCCGGACATCTCGCAACCGACCGACATCACGATCGCATTTCACTTCTCGAAGCTCAGTTCCATCGCGGGTTCTTAATGGTTGAGACGGGGGACTTCCCCAACGCGCGGTTGAGTTTTCAAAAGGCAATCGAATCGAACTTGACACACCCGCTAGGGAAGCTAGGAGCCCTCTATCACGCCGCGTCTGGCGTCCGATCCCCCTAAAGAGAGTTGACATCGCAGCGAAATTACAGGATCATTGACGCAGCACCATTCGCCGAGTCGCTCAGGCCACAAGGCGGGGTGCCATCTGGTATCGAAACGTTTATTCCAATTTCGATACTTAATTCATCCGTCATTCTGCTGGAGATCCAAAAGATGCGATCAGAATCGAGAAGCCGTACCGGCTTCACCCTCGTGGAGTTGTTGGTGGTAATTGCCATCATTGGAATTTTAGTGGGACTGCTGCTGCCTGCGGTCCAAGCGGCGCGTGAGGCGGCTCGTCGAATGCAATGTTCGAACAACCTAAAGCAGCTAGGGGTTGCACTGCACAATTACCACGACACCCACAAGGCATTTCCGTCAGCACCAGGGACAAACGAAGTTCTTAACGCAGATGGTGGGACCATCTATAGCTGGGATCGCTGGAGTGGGTTGGAGGGTTTGCTGCCATTTGTCGAACAGCAGGCGCTTTACGACAACTGCGACTTTCGTTTTTCTAACGGCAGTAGTGACACGACAAGTGGTGGTCTAACAAACGCGCAGGTTCGCGACACACGTCTTGACAGCACGTTTACCTGTCCAAGCGACCCAGGTTCTTCGCTCAGTTACCACGATTCCCATTCTCCTACCTCCTACTGTTTTTCGCGCGGACCGCAAGCGCACTGGGACGTAACCAACGGCCAGGAGGGCGGGTTTGCCGATGGTGAAAATTGGCACCGGATGCGAGACATCACCGATGGTACGTCCAATACTCTGGCCATGGCGGAGGCCGTTTTGGGAAGAAACCAGGGAATGTGGGACACGACGGCGCAGAACCGCGAGCGAGGCGTGATAGTCCAAGCTCCAGGCTCGTTTACCCAGTCGCTTTCGGGCAACTCGCGTGTGTTCCGAAATACACAGCCCTATATCGACATCATCAACGCGTATTACAACGACACCTGCCTTGCTGCGTATGATGCAGGCGGCTCCGGTGTATTTAACGGTTCAAATGACGAAAACGGTCGTTATTGGAATTCGGGCGATACAGGGCATGGACCACAAATCACTACTTTCATCGGTCCTAATGCTGGCCCCGGTTGTGACCTCGATACTTCATACACAGAAGCCGCACTCAAAGAGCCGAGCAGTTATCATCCAGGTGGTTGTTTGACGTTGCGTTGCGACGCTTCGGTTGGTTTCCAAACTGAAACGATCGACCAAGCAACTTGGATTGCGTTAGGTAGTATTCGCGGCGGTGAAACTGCGAATTAACTTCAAACACAACGACCTGCATTCGTGGAACGCTGTCGGTTTGCCTCGCCCGTTCATTAGCATTTAGATATAGGAATACCAACCCAGATGAGACATTTGCGTTTATTGTGCCTGTTGGCTGCAGCAACGATTGTTGGATGTGGTCCCCAAGTGTCCGGACCAGGTCCCGAACCTGCATCCGATCCAGATGCTCCTGTCGACGTGACCCTTGAAAAATCCATGACGTCTGAATAGGAAGAACTGTCCTCCAAAGTTCAAATTAATCGTGCGTAGCCCCTCGCAACATACAGCGTGCGAGGGGCTTTTTTTGCGCGAGCATTGAATGACTCAGACGTCATTGTTTGCCCTAAAACATCGCT from Rosistilla carotiformis includes the following:
- a CDS encoding DUF1559 domain-containing protein, which produces MTSQRNYRIIDAAPFAESLRPQGGVPSGIETFIPISILNSSVILLEIQKMRSESRSRTGFTLVELLVVIAIIGILVGLLLPAVQAAREAARRMQCSNNLKQLGVALHNYHDTHKAFPSAPGTNEVLNADGGTIYSWDRWSGLEGLLPFVEQQALYDNCDFRFSNGSSDTTSGGLTNAQVRDTRLDSTFTCPSDPGSSLSYHDSHSPTSYCFSRGPQAHWDVTNGQEGGFADGENWHRMRDITDGTSNTLAMAEAVLGRNQGMWDTTAQNRERGVIVQAPGSFTQSLSGNSRVFRNTQPYIDIINAYYNDTCLAAYDAGGSGVFNGSNDENGRYWNSGDTGHGPQITTFIGPNAGPGCDLDTSYTEAALKEPSSYHPGGCLTLRCDASVGFQTETIDQATWIALGSIRGGETAN